The Gemmatimonadota bacterium DNA window AGGCGAGCAGTTGCTCCACCGCGTCGGCCGCCGCAGGCAGCGCTGCCGTCAGAACCTCCTGCCCCTGCTCCGTGACCACGACGTCGTCCTCGATACGGATCCCGAGCCCGCGCAAGGCCGCGGGCGCGGCTTCATCCTGGGGCGGGATATAGAGCCCGGGCTCGACGGTCAGGACCATGCCCGGCTCGAGTGGCCGGGGCGTTCCCCGCACCGCGTAATCCCCCACGTCGTGCACGTCCAGTCCCAGCCAGTGGGACGTCTTGTGAGGGACGTAGGCACGGCTGGGCGGCTCCTTTTCTGATTGCGCCCCGGCGCCCCGCCCGCCCGCCGCCGGTCGAACCGCCGATTCCGGCTCTGCCCGGCGCTGCGCCGCCCGCTCCTCCGCGTCTTCGTGCTGTTTCACCAGCCTGTCGACTTCGCCCTGCAGCACCCCGCGCTCGACCAGCGCGCCGATCAGAACCTGCAGGGCCGCACGATGCACGTCCGCGGTGGTCGCGCCCGGGGCGACAGCCGCGACCGCCGCGTCCCGCGCGGCCACCACCGCTTCGTAAAGCTCCCGCTGCTCGAGTGAGAACCGCCCCGCGACGGGGAAGGTGCGGGAAACGTCGCCGGCGTACATGCGGCAGCGTGCGCCGGCGTCCAGCAGCACCAGCTCGCCTGCCTGCATCCGCCGGCGGTTTTCAATGTAATGAAGCACCGTGGCGTTGGGCCCCGAGGCGACAATGGTCGGGAAAGCCGGCCCGTCCGCGCCGCGGCGGCGGAACCCCGCGTCCAGCGCGGCTTCGACTTCCCACTCGCCCGCATCCGGCCGGATCCCGCCCAGCACCTCGCGGAAGCTCTCGGCCGTAGTGCGCGCGGCCTCGCGGATCAGCCCCAGCTCCTGCGCATCCTTGCGCAGCCGCATCTCGTCCAGGACCGCGCCCGGGTCCACCAGCGCCTGGAGCCCCCACCCGCTGCGCTGCCGGGTGCGGCGGCCTCGCAGTAGGAGGCCGCGCACCAGCGCCTCGACATCCTCGCGCCCGCCGCCCAACCGGAAGTAGAGCCTCTCCGCGCCCGCCACCAGAACCGGCAGCCGCTGCTCCAGCTCGCCGATCGGGTATGCCGCCGCCGCACCGAAGAGCTCCTTCGCGGCATCGGGACCGCTCCGCGCCCCCGTCCATCGCTCCTGCTCCTGGTCCCTGGGCCGCACGAAGAGGACTAAGCGCCCCGCGGCCGGCGCAGCCGCTGCGGGGCAGAGCACCGCCACCGCGCCCGGCTCCGCGTAACCCGTGAGGTAGTAAAGCTCGGAGTCCGGGACATAGCGCAGCTCGGTGTCCCGGCCTACGCGCAGTTCCGGCGCCGCGGGCAGCACCATGGCGGCCTCGTCGCCGAGGGCGGAAAACACGCGCTCGCGGCGCCGCGCGTAGATTGCTGCCGGCTCCGGGCTCACCCCGCTGCCATCCCGCAAATTTCAGCCTTTCAGCACGCCCATGGGCCGCAGCCGCGCGACCTTGCGGCCAATACCGGCGCGGTCCACTACGTCCACCACGTCGGCCACATCCTTGTAGGCCTCGGGGATCTCTTCCGCCACGGTGGCAAACGACGACGCACGCACCTCGATCCCGCGCTCCTCGAACTCCTGGCGCAGGTCCC harbors:
- a CDS encoding aminopeptidase P N-terminal domain-containing protein, with protein sequence MSPEPAAIYARRRERVFSALGDEAAMVLPAAPELRVGRDTELRYVPDSELYYLTGYAEPGAVAVLCPAAAAPAAGRLVLFVRPRDQEQERWTGARSGPDAAKELFGAAAAYPIGELEQRLPVLVAGAERLYFRLGGGREDVEALVRGLLLRGRRTRQRSGWGLQALVDPGAVLDEMRLRKDAQELGLIREAARTTAESFREVLGGIRPDAGEWEVEAALDAGFRRRGADGPAFPTIVASGPNATVLHYIENRRRMQAGELVLLDAGARCRMYAGDVSRTFPVAGRFSLEQRELYEAVVAARDAAVAAVAPGATTADVHRAALQVLIGALVERGVLQGEVDRLVKQHEDAEERAAQRRAEPESAVRPAAGGRGAGAQSEKEPPSRAYVPHKTSHWLGLDVHDVGDYAVRGTPRPLEPGMVLTVEPGLYIPPQDEAAPAALRGLGIRIEDDVVVTEQGQEVLTAALPAAADAVEQLLASRALADSWARERRPRGDSPDNPE